The following DNA comes from Candidatus Methylomirabilis sp..
CCGAGTCTCGAGGGCAACGATCCGCCCCTCCCGCTCCCCGGGAAAGGCGCTCAGGTCCATTCGCATCCCCTGGGTGATGGTGAGGAGAACCTGGCGGATGGCCGCCCGGTCCCCGGCGGGCAGGGCCTGGTAGGTGGCAAACGCCTCGGGGAGCCTCAGGAGGAGCGTCCGCTCGGCTGGGCTCTGCTGGTGGGGGGCCAGAGCGGCGGGCAGGCGGGCGAGGCTGGCTGCAGCCCCCGACAGGAAGGCATCCCGCAGCACCTCGAGATGGAGGAGCCGATCGGCCCGGGGGAGGAGGCGCGTGTCCGCGATGGTATCGGCGGCGCGGGCGAAGAGGTAGGCCAGCCCGACCGGCTCCCGCACGCCCCGGGAGAGGATCCGGAGGCTGAGGTAGAAGGACCGGCTGACCGGCTTCAGAAGACGCCGCAGCGTGGCAGCCGGCACATCCGTCATGACGAGCGACGGCGGGCGCTAGGCCTTCAGGTACCGCGCGAACCAGGCGAGCGCCCGCTGCCAGGCGTCCTTCGCCGCCTCGGCCTGGTACGAGGGCCGGTAGTCGGCGAAAAAGGCGTGACCCGCCCCGGGGTACACGACGAACTCGGCCGTCCTCCCGGCCTCCTTGAGGGCCGCCTCCATCTTCCGGACGTCGGCCACGGGGATCCCGGTGTCCGCCTCGCCGTACAATCCGAGGACCGGGCAGACCACGTCCTTCGCCAGGTCGAGGGGATCCTTGGGATGCAGGTTGTCCTTCTGCGGGGAGGCGATCCGCCCGTACCAGATCACGGCGGCATCGAGCTCCTTGTAGGTCGCAGCCAACAGCCAGGCGATCCGCCCGCCAAAGCAGAATCCCGTCACGCCGACCCGGTCGGCGCGGGCATACGGTTGCCGGCTCCCGAATTCCGCCGTCACAACCAGGTCTTGGAGCAATTGCCGGTCGGAAATCTTCCCGACGGCCTCGCGCACCTTGGCGAAGTCGCTCATCTGCGCGACCCCCTCGCGCGCGAACAGGTCGGGGGCGAAGGCCACGTACCCCTCCCGGGCGAAGCGGCGGGCCAGGTCCCGTTGATGCTCGTGCA
Coding sequences within:
- a CDS encoding dienelactone hydrolase family protein, which encodes MRERRRGQRVDVTRRRLVVGMGAAGFALAAGPVSAQVITTPSEGLVTADRTIRSGADSIPVYEARPSVAGRHPVIMIIHEIFGLHEHQRDLARRFAREGYVAFAPDLFAREGVAQMSDFAKVREAVGKISDRQLLQDLVVTAEFGSRQPYARADRVGVTGFCFGGRIAWLLAATYKELDAAVIWYGRIASPQKDNLHPKDPLDLAKDVVCPVLGLYGEADTGIPVADVRKMEAALKEAGRTAEFVVYPGAGHAFFADYRPSYQAEAAKDAWQRALAWFARYLKA